The genomic stretch CGGGCAGGCTCGAAGGCAGTTTCAGCGGCGCAGCCAAGACCAGGGCCGGGCGCTGCAACTGCGCACCTTCCCCCGGCCCCTTGCCGGCCAGCGCCGCGAGTTGGTTGCGGGTCAGGGCAATTTCTTCGTCGAGGCTGTCGAGCTGGCGGTGGGTTTCCGGCAGCGGCGCTTCGGCCTGGCTGACTTCGAAATGCGTGCCGATACCGGCATCCAGGCGACGCTTGGCCAGGGCCAGGATCTGCTCCTGCTGTTCCAGTTCGGCCTTGACGATATCGCGCTGGGCAAAATGCAGGCTGAGCTGGATGTAGGCACGCACCACATTGTTCTGCAACTCCAGTTGCGCCTGGCGGGCTTCGGCCACGCTCATGTGCGCCTGGTCCACGGCCTGCTCGCTGGCATTGCGTTCACGGCCCCACAAGTCGAGGGCGTAGCTAAAGCCGATGGCAGCGTTGTTGTCCCAGGTGTTGGCACCGGACAGCGCGCCAGGGCCATAGAACTGATCTTCCGGCCAGTTGTGGCGCTTGAGCGTAGCTTGGCCGTTGGCCTGGAGCTTTTCAGCCGACTCGACCACGCCAGCCATGGCCTTGGCTTCGCGCACCCGCGCTGCGGCCATGGCCAGGCTTGGGCTACCGGCAACGGCCAGGGTAATCCAGCGGTCCAGCTGTGGGTCACCATAAGCGCGCCACCACTGCTGGTCGGGCCAGTGAGCGTCGGTCGCGGCTTCGCGAATGGCCGCGTCGGTGGTCAAGGTATTGGCTTGCAGCGTCTTGCTTTGCGGGGCGATGCCCCAGGTTCCGATACAGCCACTCAAGGTGAGGGCAAGGGCACAGGCACTGAACGCCTTGAGCGTTCTGATGATGCGACGCGGCACAGCTGCGATTTCCCGAGGAAGAAGTGAAGAGGCCGAGCAATTCTAGGGGGCGGCAGCACTGGCGATAAGCGCAGATTCCTGCGAATCTTTGTTACCAAAACGGCGATAATCCGCCTTTGGTCGAAGGCAACTTTTTCTCTTTTCTAGGTTACTTCGTGACACAATTTTGTCCTCTACCTCGAGAGTGACCCATGGACACCCTGCAAAACATGCGTGCTTTCAGTTGCGTAGCCCAATTAGGCAGCTTCACTGCCGCTGCGGCGCAACTGGATACGACCACCGCGAACGTGTCGCGGGCGGTCTCCAACCTGGAAGCCCATCTGCAAACAAGGCTGCTCAACCGTACCACCCGCCGCATTGCGCTGACCGAAGCCGGCAAGCGCTACCTGATGCGTTGCGAACAGATTCTTACCTACGTCGAAGAAGCCGAGGCCGAAGCCAGCGACGCCCATGCGCGCCCGGCCGGGCAGTTGAAGGTGCATTCGATGACCGGGGTCGGCCAGCACTTTGTGGTCGATGCCATCGCCCGCTACCGCGAAACGCACCCGGACGTGACCTTCGACCTGACCATGGCCAACCGCGTGCCCGACCTGCTCGACGAGGGTTACGACGTCTCCATCGTGCTGGCCACCGAACTGCCCGACTCAGGGTTCGTTTCGCAGCGCCTGGGCATCACCTACAGCATTGTCTGTGCCTCGCCCGCCTACATCGCCCAGCATGGCGTGGCGCACAAGCCTGCCGACCTACTCAAGCACGCCTGCCTGCGCATGGTCAGCCCGGTCATACCGCTGGAGAAATGGCTGTTCGATGGCCCGGAAGGCCAAGAGATGGTCAACATCACCAGTTCGCCGTTCATGGTGAACACCGCCGATGCCATGAAGACTGCGATCCGCAGTGGCATGGGCGTAGGCGTGCTGCCGATCTATTCGGCTATCGAGGGCCTGCGGGACGGTAGCCTGGTAAGGGTGCTGCCCGAATATCGCCTGCAGGAGCTGAACCTGTATGCCATCTATCCATCGCGGCAGTATCTGGATGCCAAGATCAAGACCTGGGTAGAGTACCTGCGCAACTCGCTGCCAGAGATTCTTGCCGCGCATGAGGCAGACCTGAAAACCCATCAGGTGCTGATCGCCAACTAAAAAGCTGCTGCATTGCGGGGGCGGACAATGGTAGGTTGCTAACCATTGATTTCGCCTGTTCCGCCCCTTTCGCGGGCAAGCCCGCTCCTGCAAGGCACCGCGCCCCCTGCAGGTGCGGGCTTGCCCGCGAAGGGGCCAGCACAGCCCAACCCCGCCTTGCAGAGAAGTTGCCCGATGAAAAAGACCGTCCTGGCCTTCAGCCGAATCACCCCGGCCATGGCCGAACGCCTGCAGCAAGACTTCAACGTGATCCTGCCCAACCCCAAGCTCGGCGACATCAGCGCCCAGTTCAACGAAGCCCTGCCCGAAGCCCATGGCCTGATTGGCGTTGGCCGCAAGCTCGGCCGCGTCCAGCTTGAGGGTGCGGCCAGGCTGGAGGTGGTGTCCAGCGTGTCGGTCGGCTATGACAACTACGACCTCGACTACTTCAACGAGCGCGGCATCGCACTGACCAACACGCCTGACGTGCTGACCGAAAGCACCGCCGACCTGGGCTTCTCGCTGATCATGGGCTGCGCCCGCCGCACCGCCGAGCTGGATGCCTGGACCAAGGCCGGCAACTGGCAGGCCACCGTAGGCCCGGCCCACTTCGGCAGTGATGTGCATGGCAAGACCCTGGGTATTGTCGGCATGGGCAACATTGGTGCAGCAGTGGCACGCCGTGGCCGCTTCGGCTTCAACATGCCGATCCTGTACAGCGGCAACAGCCGCAAGACCGCGCTGGAGCAGGAGCTGGGCGCGCAGTTCCGCAGCCTGGATCAGTTGCTGGCCGAAGCCGACTTCGTGGTCATCGTGGTGCCATTGTCCGAAGCCACCCGCAAACTGATCAGCAGCCGAGAGCTGAAGCTGATGAAGCCGAGTGCGTTCCTGATCAACATTGCCCGTGGGCCGGTGGTGGATGAAGCAGCGCTGATCGAGGCGCTACAGGACGGCACCATTCGCGGCGCAGGCCTGGACGTGTACGAGAAAGAACCACTGAGCGATTCGCCGCTGTTCAAGCTGCCCAACGCGCTGACCTTGCCGCACATTGGCTCGGCCACTGCCGAGACCCGTGAGGCCATGGCCAACCGGGCGATCGACAACCTGCGTGCGGCGCTGCTGGGCGAGCGGCCGCGGGACCTGGTGAACCCGCAGGTGTGGAAGGGCTGACCGTTTTGGAGTGCCTGTGCTGGCCTCTTCGCGGGTAAACCCGCTCCAAACGGTGCGCACTGCCCTGTAGGAGCGGGTTTACCCGCGAAAGGGCCGGCCCAGGCAACCCATCACCTATTTGGCGACCACAACACCCTCAGCCCCCCTGGCCCGGGGCTTGCGAAACACCAGCACATTCCCCGCCATCACCGCCACCAAGCCGAGCAAGGCCGGCGCCGTCCACTGGTAACCCTCTGCCACCGCCGACACATTCAACGCCACCAAGGGGAACAGTACCGTGCAGTAAGCTGCCCGCTCCGGCCCCATACGCCCGACTAGGGTCAGGTAGGCAGTGAAGGCAATCACCGACCCCGGCACCACCAGGTACAGCAGCGAACCGATGTAGCGCGCATTCCACTCCATGCTGAACGGCACGCCGCTGACCACACAGAACACCGCCAGCATCACCGCCCCATAGACCATGCCCCAGGCATTGGTAGTCATCGGCTTGAGCCCGGCCTTCTGCTGCATGCTCGACAGCATGTTGCCGGCCGAGAAGCACAGCGTGCCCAACAGGGCCAAGCCAAGGCCGTACAGGGTTTCGCGGCTGGCTGCGTGATGCGAGAGCTCCGGCCAGAACAGCAGGCCCAGGCCAAGCAGGCCCAAGGCACCACCGGCAAGTACATTGGTGGCGATTTTCTGGCCGAAGAAAATTCGGGCGTTAAGCGCGTTCCACAGTGTGGCGGTTGAGAACACCACCGCGATCAGGCCGCTGGCGATCCACTGGCTGGCGCTGAGGAAGCAGATGAAGTTGACGCAGAACAGGCACAGGCCCTGGGCCAGGCAGATCTGGTGGCCCCGGCGGTTCATGGGTTGCAGCCGACGGGTCAACAACAGGAAAGCAA from Pseudomonas putida encodes the following:
- a CDS encoding bifunctional glyoxylate/hydroxypyruvate reductase B (catalyzes the formation of glycolate from glyoxylate and glycerate from hydroxypyruvate), whose product is MKKTVLAFSRITPAMAERLQQDFNVILPNPKLGDISAQFNEALPEAHGLIGVGRKLGRVQLEGAARLEVVSSVSVGYDNYDLDYFNERGIALTNTPDVLTESTADLGFSLIMGCARRTAELDAWTKAGNWQATVGPAHFGSDVHGKTLGIVGMGNIGAAVARRGRFGFNMPILYSGNSRKTALEQELGAQFRSLDQLLAEADFVVIVVPLSEATRKLISSRELKLMKPSAFLINIARGPVVDEAALIEALQDGTIRGAGLDVYEKEPLSDSPLFKLPNALTLPHIGSATAETREAMANRAIDNLRAALLGERPRDLVNPQVWKG
- a CDS encoding EamA family transporter, giving the protein MNLSLYLLTVLIWGTTWIALKLQLGVVAIPVSIVYRFALAGLILFAFLLLTRRLQPMNRRGHQICLAQGLCLFCVNFICFLSASQWIASGLIAVVFSTATLWNALNARIFFGQKIATNVLAGGALGLLGLGLLFWPELSHHAASRETLYGLGLALLGTLCFSAGNMLSSMQQKAGLKPMTTNAWGMVYGAVMLAVFCVVSGVPFSMEWNARYIGSLLYLVVPGSVIAFTAYLTLVGRMGPERAAYCTVLFPLVALNVSAVAEGYQWTAPALLGLVAVMAGNVLVFRKPRARGAEGVVVAK
- a CDS encoding efflux transporter outer membrane subunit → MPRRIIRTLKAFSACALALTLSGCIGTWGIAPQSKTLQANTLTTDAAIREAATDAHWPDQQWWRAYGDPQLDRWITLAVAGSPSLAMAAARVREAKAMAGVVESAEKLQANGQATLKRHNWPEDQFYGPGALSGANTWDNNAAIGFSYALDLWGRERNASEQAVDQAHMSVAEARQAQLELQNNVVRAYIQLSLHFAQRDIVKAELEQQEQILALAKRRLDAGIGTHFEVSQAEAPLPETHRQLDSLDEEIALTRNQLAALAGKGPGEGAQLQRPALVLAAPLKLPSSLPAELVGQRPDVVASRWQVAAQARGIDVAHAGFFPNVDLVGSLGFMATGGGPLEFLTGRKFNYNVGPAISLPIFDGGRLRSQLGVASAGYDVAVARYNQTVVGALKNISDQLIRRESMKEQSHFAAESVAAAQKTYDIAMVAFQRGLTDYLNVLNAQTLLFRQQQVQQQVQAARLIAHAELVTALGGGLQAGQDAPKEERQAAPKTPATLAIFDKKPDNAE
- a CDS encoding LysR family transcriptional regulator, encoding MDTLQNMRAFSCVAQLGSFTAAAAQLDTTTANVSRAVSNLEAHLQTRLLNRTTRRIALTEAGKRYLMRCEQILTYVEEAEAEASDAHARPAGQLKVHSMTGVGQHFVVDAIARYRETHPDVTFDLTMANRVPDLLDEGYDVSIVLATELPDSGFVSQRLGITYSIVCASPAYIAQHGVAHKPADLLKHACLRMVSPVIPLEKWLFDGPEGQEMVNITSSPFMVNTADAMKTAIRSGMGVGVLPIYSAIEGLRDGSLVRVLPEYRLQELNLYAIYPSRQYLDAKIKTWVEYLRNSLPEILAAHEADLKTHQVLIAN